A region from the Enterobacter roggenkampii genome encodes:
- a CDS encoding AraC family transcriptional regulator, whose product MTVQSPDLISELLRGMRLSGVKYRRIEASAPFGVAFHQAPGRAQFHFVSHGSALLRMESGATFELSGGDALFIPGGNSHALLSDEQATLTPVNAFPSEPICSSVCAITCEPCPESENTLIFSGCMDFELGGMQPLIKAMPEVMMVSRLMSTWPEIHPLLAAMERESAARQAGYAGILARLADVVAALIVRGWVEGGCGKATGWVQVLRDPRLSRAIYAMHQQPGLNWSVADLAKEAGTSRSVFAERFLAATGTTPAKYLSELRMRLAIQYIRHENQPIETVALRLGYGSLAAFSRAFKRIIGHAPGTLREASQTAEEV is encoded by the coding sequence ATGACCGTACAGTCACCCGATTTGATCAGCGAACTTTTACGGGGCATGCGCCTGTCAGGCGTGAAATACCGGCGGATTGAAGCCAGCGCGCCCTTTGGCGTCGCGTTTCATCAGGCTCCCGGCCGGGCACAGTTCCATTTTGTGAGCCACGGTAGCGCCCTGCTGCGCATGGAGAGCGGCGCAACGTTTGAACTGAGCGGTGGCGACGCCCTCTTTATTCCCGGCGGGAATTCCCACGCTTTGCTCTCTGACGAGCAGGCCACCCTTACCCCGGTCAACGCCTTCCCGAGCGAGCCTATCTGCAGCTCGGTCTGCGCCATTACCTGCGAGCCCTGCCCGGAGAGCGAGAACACCCTCATTTTTAGCGGGTGCATGGATTTTGAGCTGGGCGGGATGCAGCCGCTGATCAAGGCGATGCCGGAAGTGATGATGGTTAGCCGGCTGATGTCCACCTGGCCGGAAATTCATCCGCTGCTGGCGGCGATGGAGCGGGAATCCGCGGCGCGTCAGGCCGGGTATGCCGGGATCCTTGCGCGGCTGGCCGACGTGGTGGCGGCGTTAATTGTGCGGGGCTGGGTTGAAGGCGGCTGTGGCAAAGCCACCGGCTGGGTGCAGGTGCTGCGCGACCCGCGCCTGAGCCGGGCCATTTACGCCATGCACCAGCAGCCAGGCCTGAACTGGAGCGTGGCGGATCTGGCAAAAGAAGCCGGGACTTCCCGATCCGTTTTCGCGGAACGGTTTCTCGCGGCGACGGGAACCACCCCGGCAAAATATCTCAGCGAGCTGAGAATGCGGCTGGCCATTCAGTATATTCGTCATGAAAACCAGCCCATTGAAACGGTCGCGCTGCGGCTGGGATATGGCTCTCTGGCGGCATTTAGCCGGGCGTTTAAGCGCATCATTGGCCATGCGCCGGGTACGCTGCGGGAAGCCAGCCAGACCGCGGAAGAGGTCTGA
- the gap gene encoding type I glyceraldehyde-3-phosphate dehydrogenase translates to MVKVGINGFGRIGRNVLRAALGNPDLQIVAINDLTDSKTLAHLLKHDSLLGKLPAPVEAGDGALQVDGQRIVVFSERDPANIPWRDAGVDVVIEATGFFTEREKAAVHITHGGAKRVIISAPAKNDDLTIVMGVNHDQYDPARHAVVSNGSCTTNGLAPAAQVLHQQFGIEHGLMNTTHAYTNSQALHDQPEKDLRGARAAALSIVPYSSGAAKALGKVIPSLDGKLTGYSLRVPVPVVSIVDLTVTLSRNVTAEEVNDAFRNAAASGPLKGILGYSDEPLVSSDYQGDPRSSIIDGLSTLVIGGNMVKILAWYDNEWGFSNRLVDLAVLMDKKGL, encoded by the coding sequence ATGGTTAAGGTCGGTATTAACGGTTTCGGCCGTATCGGACGTAATGTCCTGCGCGCGGCGCTGGGCAACCCGGATCTGCAGATTGTGGCCATTAACGATCTGACGGACAGTAAAACCCTCGCCCATCTGCTGAAGCATGATTCCCTTCTGGGCAAACTGCCCGCGCCCGTTGAAGCGGGTGACGGTGCGTTGCAGGTAGACGGCCAGCGGATCGTGGTATTTAGCGAACGCGACCCGGCGAATATCCCGTGGCGTGATGCCGGGGTAGACGTGGTGATTGAGGCCACCGGCTTCTTCACCGAGCGGGAGAAAGCGGCGGTGCATATCACCCACGGCGGCGCTAAGCGCGTCATCATTTCCGCTCCCGCGAAAAACGACGACCTGACGATTGTGATGGGCGTCAACCATGATCAGTACGATCCCGCCCGGCACGCGGTGGTAAGCAACGGGAGTTGCACCACGAACGGTCTGGCACCGGCCGCTCAGGTGCTGCACCAGCAGTTCGGAATTGAGCATGGCCTGATGAACACCACGCACGCCTACACCAACAGCCAGGCGCTGCACGATCAGCCAGAAAAAGATCTGCGCGGTGCACGCGCGGCGGCGCTGTCGATTGTGCCCTACTCCAGCGGCGCGGCGAAAGCGCTGGGGAAAGTGATCCCCTCCCTGGACGGCAAGCTGACCGGGTACTCCCTGCGCGTGCCGGTGCCGGTGGTGTCGATTGTCGATTTAACCGTGACGCTGAGCCGCAACGTGACCGCCGAAGAGGTGAATGACGCGTTCCGCAACGCGGCCGCCAGCGGGCCTCTGAAAGGCATTCTGGGCTATAGCGATGAACCGCTGGTCTCCAGCGATTACCAGGGTGACCCGCGCTCCTCGATTATCGACGGGCTTTCCACGCTGGTGATTGGCGGGAATATGGTGAAGATCCTGGCGTGGTATGACAACGAATGGGGCTTCTCTAACCGCCTGGTGGATCTGGCGGTATTGATGGATAAGAAAGGGCTGTAA
- a CDS encoding fatty acid desaturase, which yields MGKRSSLYLHPQQRNQIHRLASGFLWRSELPTWLLMFTIYAGWFATLAFWQTLGLLPATLLLIGFTAWYMSLQHELIHGHPTRFAWLNQLFGTLPLAVWYPYGLYRDSHLAHHRYDSLTHPVDDPESYYFTEASWARFSPWQKRLIRARNTFAGRLLLAPLLDIVQTLGSAGAAFRHFHLRAMTMWLVHIALLVALFAWMTHVGFSPVWFVLAVSYPALALTKVRSFLEHRAADDPLARSVINEAGLFWRVLFLNLNYHSVHHDLPGVPWYGLKAIYQQNREAYRERNRGFLVRGYGEWLRQFWARPVDVTVHPGKQQEEGYE from the coding sequence ATGGGTAAACGAAGCTCCCTCTATTTACATCCGCAACAACGCAATCAAATTCACCGCCTCGCGTCGGGTTTCTTATGGCGAAGCGAACTGCCCACCTGGCTGTTAATGTTCACGATTTATGCGGGCTGGTTTGCCACGCTGGCGTTCTGGCAAACGCTCGGCCTGCTGCCCGCCACGCTGCTGCTGATCGGGTTTACCGCCTGGTATATGTCCCTGCAGCATGAGCTTATCCACGGGCATCCCACCCGTTTTGCCTGGCTTAACCAGCTGTTCGGCACGCTCCCGCTGGCGGTCTGGTATCCGTATGGCCTCTACCGGGATTCCCATCTGGCCCACCATCGGTACGATAGCCTGACCCATCCGGTGGATGACCCGGAGTCGTACTATTTTACCGAGGCGAGCTGGGCGCGCTTTTCCCCCTGGCAGAAGCGCCTGATCCGGGCCCGAAATACCTTTGCCGGGCGGCTTCTGCTGGCGCCGCTGCTGGATATCGTCCAGACGCTGGGCAGCGCCGGGGCGGCGTTTCGTCATTTTCACCTGCGGGCGATGACGATGTGGCTGGTTCACATCGCGCTGCTGGTGGCGCTTTTCGCCTGGATGACGCACGTCGGTTTTTCCCCCGTCTGGTTCGTGCTGGCGGTCAGCTATCCGGCGCTGGCGCTGACCAAGGTGCGATCGTTTCTCGAACATCGCGCGGCGGACGATCCGCTGGCGCGCTCCGTCATTAACGAGGCCGGGCTGTTCTGGCGGGTACTGTTTTTGAATCTCAACTACCATTCAGTACACCATGATTTACCGGGGGTGCCGTGGTACGGGCTGAAGGCGATCTACCAGCAAAACCGGGAGGCGTACCGGGAGCGAAACCGCGGTTTTCTCGTCAGGGGCTACGGTGAATGGCTGCGCCAGTTCTGGGCCAGGCCCGTCGACGTCACCGTGCACCCCGGAAAACAACAGGAGGAGGGATATGAGTAA
- the emtA gene encoding membrane-bound lytic murein transglycosylase EmtA has protein sequence MKLRWFAFLIVLLAGCSSKHDYQNPPWNPEVPVKRAMQWMPISEQAGKAWGVSPRLITAIIAVESGGNPTLVSKSNAVGLMQLKASTAGREVYRYMGWSGQPSTSELKNPERNISMGTAYLSIMEHGVLKGIQDPEVMQYALVVSYVNGAGALLRTFSSDRKEAIEEINGMDKDEFFEHVVKNHPAPQAPRYIWKVQKAMDAM, from the coding sequence GTGAAATTGAGATGGTTTGCTTTTTTGATTGTGTTGCTCGCTGGCTGTAGTTCAAAACATGATTATCAAAACCCGCCCTGGAACCCGGAAGTGCCGGTGAAGCGGGCGATGCAGTGGATGCCGATCAGTGAACAAGCCGGGAAAGCCTGGGGCGTCAGTCCGCGCCTCATCACGGCGATCATTGCGGTGGAGTCCGGCGGTAACCCCACGCTTGTCAGCAAGTCCAACGCGGTGGGGCTGATGCAGCTTAAAGCGTCAACGGCGGGGAGAGAGGTATACCGCTACATGGGCTGGAGCGGCCAGCCGTCGACCAGCGAGCTGAAGAACCCGGAACGCAACATTTCAATGGGCACGGCCTATCTGAGCATCATGGAGCATGGCGTGCTGAAGGGGATTCAGGATCCGGAGGTCATGCAGTACGCGCTGGTGGTGTCTTACGTTAACGGCGCCGGCGCGTTGCTGAGAACCTTCTCCTCTGACCGCAAAGAGGCGATAGAAGAGATTAACGGCATGGACAAAGACGAATTCTTTGAGCATGTGGTGAAAAATCACCCGGCACCACAGGCGCCTCGTTATATCTGGAAAGTGCAGAAAGCGATGGATGCCATGTAA
- the ycgR gene encoding flagellar brake protein YcgR, with translation MSHYSEQFLKQNPLAVLGVLRDLQKGEVPLRISWSNNQFISKILDASQERLVIDLGSQEYENRAALKAENIAVMAETQGAKVEFVLSRLELSEYQGLPAFVTPLPTNLWFVQRREYFRISAPLHPAYFCKAKMPDKKEIRFRLFDLSLGGMGALMDTPKPDGLVEGMRFTQIELDMGGWGRFYFDAQLIAISERTVVDSKNETITTPRLSFRFLNVGPGAERELQRIIYSLEREARERANKVL, from the coding sequence GTGAGTCATTACAGTGAGCAGTTCCTCAAGCAAAATCCGCTGGCTGTATTAGGGGTATTACGCGACCTGCAAAAAGGTGAAGTGCCGCTGCGCATCAGCTGGTCGAATAATCAGTTCATCAGTAAGATCCTTGACGCCTCACAGGAGCGGCTGGTGATTGATTTAGGCAGCCAGGAGTATGAAAACCGCGCGGCGCTGAAGGCGGAGAATATCGCCGTGATGGCCGAAACGCAGGGCGCCAAAGTGGAGTTTGTCCTGTCGCGACTGGAACTGAGCGAATACCAGGGGCTGCCGGCCTTTGTGACCCCGCTTCCCACTAATCTTTGGTTTGTCCAGCGTCGTGAATATTTCCGCATCAGCGCCCCGCTTCACCCTGCCTACTTCTGCAAGGCCAAAATGCCGGACAAAAAAGAGATTCGCTTCCGTCTCTTCGATCTGTCGCTGGGCGGTATGGGCGCGCTGATGGATACGCCGAAGCCTGACGGACTGGTAGAGGGTATGCGGTTCACGCAAATCGAGCTGGATATGGGGGGCTGGGGGCGGTTTTATTTCGATGCACAGCTGATTGCCATCAGCGAACGCACCGTCGTGGACAGCAAAAATGAAACGATCACCACGCCGCGTCTGAGCTTCCGTTTCCTCAACGTCGGACCTGGCGCTGAGCGCGAACTGCAGCGCATTATCTACTCCCTGGAGCGGGAGGCGCGCGAACGCGCAAATAAAGTTCTGTAA
- a CDS encoding GlxA family transcriptional regulator gives MKKILIIVPDGGMLFEAAGIADILMQANRLHPEGLAHPRYRIIIATTQPHQVIHGQSGLNLLADYRLPELDPREPLDTIIITGRGMNEQESIAVVDWLHLAAPHARRVASICGGAMLLAQTGLLDGRRATTHWRLLETLQAQYPSIQVEGGPLYIQDGPIWTSGGVSSGFDLTLALVEDDYGFTLARDVAQDMVMYLRRPGGQLQFSRYSLQQPGTAGPIGEVQSWILQNLTADLCVENLAEKAAMSPRNFTRVFTREAGVSPARYVTEARLAAARQLLEQTRDPLERVAEQSGFGTSINLRRIFEKQLHLTPGEYRQRFHCRKMA, from the coding sequence ATGAAGAAGATCCTGATTATCGTTCCCGACGGCGGCATGCTGTTTGAAGCCGCCGGTATCGCCGACATTCTGATGCAGGCCAACCGGCTGCATCCGGAAGGGCTGGCGCATCCCCGCTACCGGATTATCATCGCCACCACGCAGCCTCACCAGGTGATCCACGGCCAGTCCGGTCTGAACCTGCTGGCGGACTATCGTCTGCCGGAGCTGGATCCGCGCGAACCGCTGGACACCATTATCATCACCGGACGCGGCATGAACGAGCAGGAGAGCATAGCCGTTGTGGACTGGCTGCACCTCGCTGCGCCGCACGCCCGGCGGGTAGCCTCTATCTGCGGCGGCGCGATGCTGCTGGCCCAGACCGGCTTGCTGGACGGTCGGCGCGCCACCACCCACTGGCGGCTGCTGGAGACCCTGCAAGCCCAGTACCCGTCAATCCAGGTCGAAGGCGGCCCGCTGTACATTCAGGATGGCCCCATCTGGACCTCCGGCGGCGTGAGTTCCGGGTTCGACCTGACCCTGGCGCTGGTGGAGGACGACTACGGATTTACCCTCGCCCGCGACGTGGCGCAGGATATGGTGATGTACCTGCGACGTCCCGGCGGACAGCTGCAGTTCAGCCGCTACAGCCTGCAGCAGCCGGGCACCGCAGGGCCGATAGGCGAAGTGCAAAGCTGGATCCTGCAGAACCTCACCGCCGATCTGTGCGTGGAGAACCTGGCCGAGAAAGCGGCGATGAGCCCGCGTAACTTCACCCGCGTGTTTACCCGCGAGGCCGGGGTCTCGCCTGCCCGCTACGTGACCGAAGCGCGACTGGCCGCCGCCCGCCAGCTGCTTGAGCAAACCCGCGATCCCCTTGAGCGCGTTGCGGAGCAAAGCGGGTTTGGCACCAGCATTAACTTGCGCCGCATCTTTGAGAAACAGCTTCACCTCACGCCCGGCGAATACCGCCAGCGCTTTCACTGCCGCAAGATGGCGTAA
- a CDS encoding GlsB/YeaQ/YmgE family stress response membrane protein — MGIIAWIIFGLIAGAIAKLIMPGNDGGGFILTCVLGVVGAVVGGWLATMFGFGGNISGFDLHSFLVAVVGAIVVLGIFRLLRRA, encoded by the coding sequence ATGGGTATCATCGCCTGGATTATCTTTGGTCTTATTGCTGGCGCTATCGCGAAATTGATCATGCCGGGAAACGATGGCGGCGGCTTTATTTTGACCTGTGTACTCGGGGTCGTTGGTGCGGTTGTGGGCGGCTGGCTGGCGACGATGTTTGGCTTCGGAGGCAACATAAGTGGTTTTGACCTGCACAGTTTTCTGGTCGCTGTCGTGGGCGCCATTGTGGTGCTGGGCATATTCAGGTTACTGCGACGAGCATAA
- a CDS encoding MFS transporter, protein MSSCVAASEAVAPAKPAWRAVYSLGLGVFGLITAEFLPASLLTPMAASLGVTEGMAGQAVTATALVALVTGLLITPATKSIDRRWVLMFFSVLQIISSLLVAFAPNLHVLLMGRLLLGIAIGGFWAMSTATTMRLVPADKVPKALAVIFSSVSIATVVAAPLGSYLGSLIGWRNVFVLCILPSMLALLWQLWVLPSMKPESSGSLSTLFRVLRRPGMIGGMLATILIFSGHFAFFTYLRPFLETVGQASVETISLILLGFGIANFVGTSVAGHLLARNLRLTLALVPFAMGVLALMMVAFGHLAMLDGLLVALWGFAFGLVPVGWSTWLATTVPDEAESAGGLLVASIQLAISAGAAGGGAVFDLNGASGVFAGSGLLLVTAMVIVFMGVKVKAE, encoded by the coding sequence ATGAGTTCATGTGTCGCGGCGAGCGAGGCGGTAGCGCCTGCAAAACCCGCCTGGCGGGCCGTCTATTCACTGGGGCTGGGGGTATTTGGTTTGATTACGGCAGAATTTCTGCCCGCCAGCTTGTTAACACCCATGGCCGCGAGCCTGGGCGTGACCGAGGGGATGGCCGGACAGGCTGTCACCGCCACCGCGCTGGTGGCGCTGGTCACCGGGTTGTTGATCACCCCGGCAACCAAGAGTATCGACCGCCGCTGGGTACTGATGTTTTTCTCGGTGCTGCAAATTATCTCCAGCCTGCTGGTGGCCTTTGCGCCCAACCTGCACGTCCTGCTCATGGGGCGTCTGCTGCTGGGGATAGCCATCGGGGGATTCTGGGCCATGTCGACGGCGACAACGATGCGTCTGGTTCCGGCGGATAAAGTGCCGAAAGCGCTGGCGGTAATCTTCTCCAGCGTATCAATTGCCACGGTGGTCGCGGCCCCGCTGGGCAGCTATCTGGGCAGCCTGATCGGCTGGCGCAACGTCTTTGTACTCTGCATTCTGCCGAGCATGCTGGCGCTGCTGTGGCAGCTCTGGGTGCTGCCGTCCATGAAGCCGGAGAGCAGCGGTAGCCTGAGTACGCTGTTCCGCGTGCTGCGTCGTCCAGGGATGATCGGCGGCATGCTGGCGACCATTCTGATCTTCAGCGGCCATTTCGCCTTCTTTACCTACCTGCGTCCGTTCCTGGAGACGGTAGGGCAGGCGAGCGTGGAAACCATTTCACTGATCCTGCTGGGCTTTGGTATCGCCAACTTTGTGGGCACCTCCGTGGCCGGACATCTGCTGGCACGTAATCTGCGCCTGACGCTGGCGCTGGTACCGTTTGCGATGGGCGTTCTCGCGCTCATGATGGTCGCCTTTGGTCATCTGGCGATGCTGGACGGGCTGCTGGTCGCGCTGTGGGGCTTTGCATTTGGTCTGGTTCCGGTGGGCTGGTCAACCTGGCTTGCGACCACCGTTCCGGATGAAGCCGAAAGTGCAGGGGGGCTGCTGGTGGCCTCAATCCAGCTGGCGATAAGCGCCGGTGCGGCAGGAGGTGGGGCGGTATTTGATCTTAACGGTGCCAGCGGCGTGTTCGCGGGCAGCGGTTTGCTGCTGGTGACGGCGATGGTGATTGTGTTTATGGGTGTGAAAGTGAAAGCGGAGTGA
- a CDS encoding alpha,alpha-trehalase — MIRPRTLRPAFLPLALGGALLGVTTLGYADDNPATQTTSPDILLGPLFNDVQSAKLFPDQKTFADAVPKSDPLMILADYRMQHTQSSFDLRHFVEMNFTLPAEGEKYVPPAGQSLREHIDDLWPVLTRTTDKASNKWDSLLPLPKPYVVPGGRFREVYYWDSYFTMLGLAESDHWDKISDMVDNFAYEIDTFGHIPNGNRSYYLSRSQPPFFSLMVELLATHDSDALKKYRPQMEKEYAYWMDGVDALQPGQANKRVVKLDDGAVLNRYWDDRDTPRPESWLDDVNTAKSNPNRPATEIYRDLRSAAASGWDFSSRWMDDPQKLGTIRTTSIVPVDLNALMFKMEKLLARASQESGDAASASKYETLATARQKAIESHLWNDKEGWYADYDLKSKKVRNQLTAAALFPLYVKAAAQDRAEKVAAATSSRLLKPGGIATTTVNSGQQWDAPNGWAPLQWVAAEGLQNYGQEKVSMDVTWRFLKNVQHTYDREKKLVEKYDVSTTGTGGGGGEYPLQDGFGWSNGVTLKMLDRVCPKEKPCDSVPENRPAANDEVAPVKASAQ, encoded by the coding sequence ATGATAAGACCTCGTACACTACGCCCCGCGTTTTTGCCCCTTGCGTTAGGCGGCGCGCTGCTCGGCGTAACGACACTGGGCTATGCCGACGATAACCCCGCAACCCAGACAACCTCACCCGATATTTTACTTGGCCCTCTGTTTAACGACGTGCAGAGCGCCAAACTGTTTCCCGATCAGAAAACCTTTGCGGATGCCGTCCCCAAAAGCGACCCGCTGATGATTCTGGCGGACTACCGCATGCAGCACACGCAGTCCAGCTTTGACTTACGCCACTTTGTCGAGATGAACTTTACGCTCCCTGCGGAAGGGGAAAAATACGTTCCGCCTGCTGGACAAAGTTTACGTGAGCACATTGACGATCTCTGGCCCGTACTGACGCGCACTACCGATAAAGCCAGCAACAAATGGGATTCCCTTCTGCCGTTACCGAAGCCCTACGTTGTGCCCGGCGGTCGTTTCCGCGAGGTCTACTACTGGGACAGCTATTTCACCATGCTGGGACTGGCAGAGAGCGATCATTGGGACAAAATCAGCGACATGGTGGATAACTTTGCGTATGAGATCGACACCTTCGGCCACATTCCCAACGGCAACCGCAGCTATTACCTGAGCCGTTCCCAGCCGCCGTTTTTCTCACTGATGGTTGAACTGCTGGCGACCCATGACAGCGACGCGCTGAAGAAATATCGTCCGCAGATGGAGAAAGAGTATGCCTACTGGATGGACGGCGTCGATGCCCTGCAGCCGGGCCAGGCCAACAAACGCGTGGTGAAACTGGATGACGGCGCTGTCCTCAACCGCTACTGGGACGACCGCGACACCCCGCGCCCGGAGTCCTGGCTTGACGATGTGAACACCGCGAAAAGTAACCCAAACCGACCGGCAACCGAGATCTACCGTGATTTACGGTCCGCCGCGGCCTCGGGATGGGACTTTAGCTCCCGCTGGATGGACGATCCGCAAAAACTTGGCACCATCCGGACCACCAGCATTGTGCCCGTGGACCTGAACGCCCTGATGTTCAAGATGGAAAAACTGCTGGCACGGGCAAGCCAGGAGAGCGGCGATGCCGCCAGCGCAAGCAAGTATGAGACGCTGGCCACCGCGCGTCAGAAAGCCATCGAGAGCCACCTGTGGAATGATAAAGAGGGCTGGTACGCCGATTACGACCTGAAGAGCAAGAAGGTACGCAATCAGCTCACGGCGGCGGCCCTGTTCCCGCTTTACGTCAAGGCGGCGGCGCAGGATCGTGCCGAAAAAGTCGCCGCGGCAACGTCCTCTCGTCTGTTGAAGCCGGGCGGGATAGCGACCACCACCGTCAACAGCGGCCAGCAGTGGGATGCGCCAAACGGCTGGGCTCCGCTGCAATGGGTGGCGGCGGAAGGGTTGCAGAATTACGGGCAAGAGAAGGTCTCGATGGACGTGACCTGGCGCTTCCTGAAAAACGTTCAGCATACCTATGACCGGGAAAAGAAACTGGTCGAGAAGTATGACGTGTCGACCACCGGTACGGGCGGCGGCGGCGGCGAATATCCGCTGCAGGACGGCTTCGGCTGGAGCAACGGCGTGACCCTGAAGATGCTGGACCGGGTCTGCCCGAAAGAGAAACCGTGCGACAGCGTGCCGGAGAATCGGCCTGCGGCGAATGACGAGGTGGCGCCGGTGAAAGCCTCGGCGCAGTAA